The window CGCCGCCGGCGTCTGCCACTCCGACCTGTCCCTGACCAACGGCACCATGCGGGTGCCGGTGCCGGCCGTCCTCGGCCACGAGGGCGCCGGCACGGTCGTCGCCGTGGGGGAGGGCGTCCCCCACCTCGCACCCGGTGACCCGGTCGTCCTCAACTGGGCGCCCTCCTGCGGCACCTGCCACGCCTGCGCGCTGGGTGAGGTGTGGCTGTGCGCCAACGCGATGAACGGCGCCGCCGCCGTCCACGCCCGCACCACCGACGGCACCGAACTGCGCCCCGGGCTGAACGTGGCCGCGTTCGCCGAGGAGACCGTGGTCTCCGCGTCCTGCGTGCTGCCCCTCCCGGAGGGCGTGCCGCTCACCGACGCTGCCCTCCTCGGCTGCGCCGTCCTCACCGGCTACGGAGCCGTCCACAACGCGGCGCGGGTCCGGCCCGGCGAGACGGTCGCCGTGTTCGGCGTCGGCGGGGTCGGCCTCGCCACCCTCCAGGCGGCCCGGATCGCCGGCGCGTCCCGCATCGTCGCCGTCGACGTCTCGCCCGAGAAGGAGGAGCTGGCCCGCGCGGCCGGCGCCACCGACTACGTCCTCGCCTCCGAGGGCACCCCGCGCGAGATCCGCTCTCTCACCGGCAAGCAGGGCGTCGACGTCGCCGTGGAGTGCGTGGGCCGCGCCGTCAGCATCCGCGCGGCCTGGGAGTCCACCCGCCGGGGCGGCCGTACGACGGTCGTGGGCATCGGCGGCAAGGACCAGCAGGTCACCTTCAACGCCCTGGAGCTCTTCCACTGGGGCCGCACCCTGTCCGGCTGCGTGTACGGCAACACCGACCCGGCCCGCGACCTGCCCGTGCTCGCCGCTCATGTGCGCGAGGGGCGCCTGGACCTCTCCGCGCTGGTCACCGAACGCATCGGCCTGGAGGGCATCCCGGCCGCCTTCGAGAACATGCTCGCGGGCAAGGGCGGCCGGGCGCTGGTCGTCTTCTGACGCTCAGGGCACCTTCTCGGGTCGCGGCTCCCCGGCCGCGACCCGGGTCGAGGGGCCACCGCGCGCCCGGGACCGCGACACCGCCACGCCCGCCAGACACAGCACGCCGCCCGCCAGGGTGAGGACCCCCGGTACCTCGCCGAGCGCCAGCCACGACATCAGCACCACCAACGCGGGCACGGCGTACGTCGTCGCGCCCATCCGGCTGGCGGTGGTGCGGGCGAGGGCGTAGGCCCAGGTGGTGAAGGCGAGAGCGGTGGGGAAGACACCCAGGTAGACCATGTTCAGGGTCGCCGGCAGGGGGGCGCGGGCGGCCTCGTGCACCAGCTGCCCGGCGAAGGGCAGGCAGGCCACCGCGCCCACCAGGCACCCGAACGTCGTCACCTGCAACGCGCTCGCGCTGCCCAGGGCGGGCTTCTGCGCGACGACACCCGAGGCGTAGGCCACGGCCGCGAGCAGGCACAGCGCCACACCGAGCAGCGAGGACCCGCCGCCGCCCGACATCGACAGCCCCACGGTCACCGCGCCCGCGAACGACACCGCCATGCCCGCGAGCAGTCTCGGCGGCATCGGATCCCCGAGCAGCCGCGAGCCCAGCAGGGCGATCAGCAGCGGGCCGATGTTCACGACCAGGGCCGCCGTCCCCGCGTCCACCTGCTGCTCGCCCCAGTTCAGGACGACCATGTAGAACCCGAACCACAGCAGCCCGGAGAGCAGGATCCCCCGCCAGGCGGCCCTGGGCGGCAGTCCTCCCCTGCGTACGGTCCAGATGACCCCCAGGGCGAGGGCGCCGGACGCCAGCCGGCCGAGGGCCAGGGCGCCGGGGGAGTAGGCGCTGCCCGCACTCCGGATCGACACGAAGGCGGAGGCCCACAGGACGACGGTGAGGGCTGCGGCGCCGGTGGCGAGTATGTGCGGACGGTTCCGGTCGAGCTTCATCATGCTCCCGAGGCTAGACAGACGTCAGAACAGCAGGCTGGCGGAATCCGGACACCTGCCCGCCGAGCCGCGCGAGGGTGGGACAGAACCATCACAGGGGCGCGAGGAACCGCGCGACCGGCCACAACGCCCCCGCACCCGACACACCACCGGAACTTCCGTCCCCGTGGCCGCGCTCACCGCAGGTCACCGGGCGCGATGCCCAGCAGGGCCGACAGCGCCCGCTCTCCTGAGGGAGTCACCTTCACCGCCCGCTCCGAGCCGATCCGGACGCACCACCCGGCGGCCAGCGCGTGCCCGCACAGCGCCGCCCCCGCCACCCCGGCGAGATGAGGCCGCCGCTCGGTCCAGTCGAGGCACGCCCGGGCCACGGGGCGCCGGCCCGAGCGGTCGAGGGAGATGCCCGCCGCGTCGAACCACTCCGTCCCCGCGTCCGTCAGCGCGAACCCCGTGTCCTGCCGCAGCAGCCCCCGCCGGGTCAGCGCGTCCGTGACCGCGATGCCCAGCCGCCCGGCGAGATGGTCGTAACAGGTGCGGCCCCGGGCCATGGCGGAGCCGGCACTCGACTCGCGCAGCGTCCGGGGCGGGCGCCGGACGTTCCGGGCCGGCACCTGCGCGACGAGGTCCTCGACGAGCTGCGCCACGCGCGCGTCGGCCAGCCGTACGTACCGGTGCCGGCCCTGCCGTTCCTCGGTGAGCAGGCCGCCGGCCACCAGCTTGCCCAGGTGCTCGCTCAGCGTGGAGGCGGCGACACCGGCCTGCCGGGCCAGCTCCCCGGCGGTCCAGGCCCGCCCGTCGAGCAGCGCGAGCAGACAGGCGGCCCGGGTCTCGTCCGCGACCAGCGCGGCGAAGGCGGCGAGGGCCGCCGCCCGGGAGTCCCTGGCGGAGTCCTTGGTGGTCATGGACCCAGCATGCGACACCGTCGCTTCGGCGCACACCGAAGTGCCGGAGGCCGGCTCACGCACTCTCCCGTGCCTGTTCGTACTGCTGCGCCAGCCCGTCGAGCAAGGCGCTCAGCCCCGTCTCGAAGGCGCGCTCGTCGATCTTCTCCTGCTGCTCGGAGAGCAGATGGGCCTGGCCGAGGTGCGGGTAGTCGGCGGGGTCGTACGCGCTCGCGTCGTCGACGAAGCCCCCGGCGAACGAACCGAGCGCGGAGCCCATGATGAAGTACCGCATCAGCGCGCCGATGGAGGTCGCCTGCGCCGGTGGCCAGCCCGCGTCGACCATCGCGCCGTACACCGCGTCGGCGAGCCGCAGGGCGGCGGGGCGGCGGCCCGGGCCCCGGGCGAGGACCGGGACGATGTTCGGGTGGTCGCGCAGGGCGGCCCGGTAGGAGACCGCCCAGTCGTGCAGCGCGGTCCGCCACTCCCGGCCGTCCTCGAACATCGACAGGTCCACCAGACCGCTGACCGAGTCGGCGACCGCCTCCAGGATCTCGTCCTTGGTGCGGAAGTGGTTGTAGAGCGAGGGTCCGCTGACCCCCAGCTCGGCGGCGAGCCGACGGGTGGAGACGGCCGCCAGGCCCTCCCGGTCCACGAGTTCCCGTGCCGTCTGGACGATCCGGTCGGTGCTGAGGAGGGGCTTGCGCGGTCGGGCCATGGCGCACATAGTAGGGCTGCGACTGGAAACTAGCAGTGCTAATTTAAATGTACGGCTTTCAAGATCCATCTGTGTGGGGTGATCTCGTGGTGAACCTGGGGCTCGACGAGGAGCAGGCGGCCGTACGGCGGCTCGCCCGGGACTTCGTGCAACGGGAGATCGCCCCCCACGTGGTCGCCTGGGACCGCGCCGAGGAGGTCGACCGGGGCATCGTGAAGAAGCTCGGCGAGGTCGGCTTCCTCGGTCTCACCGTCGCCGAGGAGTACGGCGGCTCCGGCGGCGACCACCTGTCGTACTGCCTGGTCACCGAGGAGCTCGGGCGCGGGGACTCGTCGGTCCGCGGAATCGTCTCCGTCTCCCTCGGCCTCGTCGCCAAGACGATCGCCGCCTGGGGGAGCGAGGAGCAGAAGCGGCGCTGGCTGCCCGGGCTGACCGCCGGCGATTACGTGGGCTGCTTCGGCCTCACCGAGCCGGGCACGGGCTCCGACGCGGGCAGCCTCACCACCCGGGCCGTCCGCGACGGCGACGAGTACGTCGTCAACGGCTCGAAGATGTTCATCACGAACGGGACCTGGGCGGACGTCGTCCTGCTCTTCGCCCGTTCCACCGACGCCCCCGGGCACAAGGGCGTGTCCGCCTTCCTGGTGCCCACCGACACCCCCGGGCTCACCCGCCGCACCGTGCACGGCAAGCTCGGCCTGCGCGGCCAGGCCACCGCCGAACTGGTCCTGGAGGACGTCCGGGTGCCCGCCTCCACGATGCTGGGCGCGGAGGGCAAGGGCTTCTCCGTGGCGATGTCCGCGCTCGCCAAGGGGCGCATGTCGGTGGCCGCGGGCTGCGTCGGCATCGCCCAGGCCGCGCTGGACGCGGCCGTCGGGTACGCCGGTGAGCGCGAGCAGTTCGGCAGGCCGATCGCCCACCACCAGCTGGTGCAGGAGCTGATCAGCGACATCGCGGTCGACGTCGACGCGGCCCGGCTGCTGACCTGGCGGGTCGCCGACCTGATCGACCGCGGTGAGCCCTTCGCGGTCGAGTCCTCCAAGGCCAAGCTGTTCGCCTCCGAGGCCGCCGTCCGTGCCGCCAACAACGCCCTCCAGGTCTTCGGCGGCTACGGCTACATCGACGAGTACCCGGTCGGCAAACTCCTGCGCGACGCCCGTGTGATGACCCTGTACGAGGGCACCAGCCAGATCCAGAAGCTGCTCATCGGCCGTGCGCTGACCGGGGTTTCGGCCTTCTGAGTACCAGCCTGAGTATTCCGGCGGATGTGGCGCGGACCACGTCCGCCGATCCTGGACGGCATGAGCGAGACAGCGGACAAGTCCCAGAACACGGCGGCCTTCTACGGCCAGGCCGTCGCATCCTTCGCCGTCGCCATGGCCGCGACGGCCATCGGCATCTTCAAACTCCACGCGGACGCCTGGGTCCGGGCCTTCCTCGGCATCGCCGTCCTGTACCTGGTCACGTCCGCCTTCACGCTGGCGAAGGTGATCCGGGACCGGCAGGACGGCGCACGGCGGGCGTACAACCCCTTCGAGAAACTCTGAGCCTCCGGCGGCGCCGGTGGGCGATCGGACTAAGCGCTCGCTCACCATCAGCGGTATGGTGGTGCTCCTGTGACCGAGAGGGGCCAACGAGCGATGAGTACGGCGGAGGAGACGACCGGCGGCGAAGTGGAGCCGTGGGAAGAGGTCACCCCTGACGCGGCCCGGCGTCTGCTCGTCGCCGCCGTGGAGGCCTTCGCCGAGCGCGGCTACCACGCGACGACGACCCGGGACATCGCGGGCCGCGCCGGCATGAGCCCGGCCGCGCTCTACATCCACTACAAGACCAAGGAAGAGCTGCTCCACCGGATCAGCCGCATCGGCCACGACAAGGCCCTCGACATCCTGCGCACCGCGGCGGGGCGCGAGGGCAGTGCCCGGGAGCGGCTGGCCGACGCCGTCAGCTCCTTCGTCCGCTGGCACGCGGGACGGCGCACCACCGCCCGGGTCGTTCAGTACGAACTCGACGCCCTCGGTCCCGAGGCCCGTGCCGAGATCGTCGCGCTGCGTCGCCAGGTGGACGCCGAGGTCCGCGGGATCATCGAGGACGGCGTGGCCGCGGGCGAGTTCGACGTGCCGGACGTACAGGGCACCACGCTCGCGGTGCTCTCCCTGTGCATCGACGTGGCCCGCTGGTTCACCGTGAACGGCCCGCGCACCCCGGAGCAGGTCGGCGCGCTCTACGCCGACCTCGTGCTCCGGATGGTGGGCGCCGGGTAGGTCCTCAGAAGTAGTACCGGGCCACCGACTCCGCGACGCAGACCGGCTTGTCGCCGCCCTCGCGCTCGACGGTGAAGGCGACGCTCACCTGCACACCGCCGGCGACCTCTTCGACGCCGGTGATCGTGGCGGTCGAGCGCAGCCGGGAGCCGACCGGGACGGGGGCGGGGAAGCGGACCTTGTTCGTGCCGTAGTTGACGCCCATCCGCACGCCTTCGACGCTGATCAGCTGCGGGCCGAACAGCGGCAGCAGGGAGAGCGTCAGGTAGCCGTGCGCGATCGTGGTCCCGAACGGACCCGCCGCGGCCTTCTCCGGGTCCACGTGGATCCACTGGTGGTCCCCGGTGGCCTCGGCGAACAGGTCGATCCGCTTCTGGTCGACCTCCAGCCAGTCGGTGTACCCCAGCTGCTCGCCCACGGCCGCCTTCAGCTCGTCGGGGGAGGTGAAGGTCCTCGGTTCTGCCATGTTCCCGGCCTCTCGCTCGCGTCTCTAAGCAACTGCTTAGCATGGTCGGGTGAGGAGTCGATGTCAACGGATCCCGGGACGGCCGGGTGGGTAATCTTTGAGGAGTGCCCCAGATTCCCGAGAAGATCCACGAGCTGACCGTCGGCCAGCTGTCCGCGCGCAGCGGCGCCGCCGTATCCGCCCTGCACTTCTACGAGTCCAAGGGCCTGATCGCCAGCCGTCGCACCACCGGCAACCAGCGCCGGTACGGCCGTGACACCCTGCGCCGGGTCGCCTTCGTCCGGGCGGCCCAGCGGGTCGGCATCCCGCTGGCCACGATCCGGGACGCCCTGGCCGAGCTTCCCGAGGAGCGGACGCCGACCCGCGAGGACTGGGCGCGGCTGTCGGAGAAGTGGCGCTCCGAACTGGACGAGCGGATCAGGCAGCTGAACCGGCTGCGCGACCACCTCACCGACTGCATCGGCTGCGGCTGCCTGTCCCTGGAGAACTGTGTCCTGTCCAACCCGGACGACGTGTTCGGCGAACGCCTGACGGGCTCGAGACTGCTGGCGGAGAACCGCTGAGCGCTGCGCCGAGCTGCGCGGCTTCGGCCGGGGTGGGTGCGGTTCGTCGCCGGGTGCGGGGCGGTCGTGGCCGGTCGCGCAGTTCCCCGCGCCCCTTCGGGGCGCGGGGACGGTCGCGCTGGTGCTCGCGCCCCTTCGGGGCGCTTGTGGGGGTCACTCGTACTCGGTGCCGCCCTTGCGGGTCAGGTAGGCGGGGCTCACCGCCTTGGCGATGGTGCGGCCGCCCGTCACCGGGCTGTGGCGCTCCACGGCGGGGCGGATCACCACGCCCTCCCGCAGGTGCAGTTCCCGGCCGGACACGGTCTCCCGGCCGCTCGCGAACTCAAGCACCCGCGCGACGTCGTACGGCCCCGCGTACAGCCGGGGCACCACCGGGACCTCCCCGGCCAGCAGCTCCGCCGCGTCCAGCCAGCGCACCGTGCCGTCCACCTCCGCCGCGACGTCGAACGCCGCGTACCCGAGCGTGTCCCGCCGTCCGTCGGCCCCGTACGACAGGTCCTGCACCCCCGCGCCGAACACCTCCCCGAAGATGCCGACCCGGCGGGCGCCGAGCCGCTCGGCCAGCCGGGCCGCCGCCTCGGCGACCCCGTGCCCGCGCACCGCCCGCCAGTACAGGTTCCGCGGATCCTCACGCAGGGCGAGGGACTTGGCCCCGAAGCCCTTGGAGGACACGTACCCCCGTCCCTCGTCGGTGATCCAGGTCAGCAGGCACGCCGAACCGTGCAGCTTCTCCGTCAGGACGACCGGCTCGCCCGGTGTGAAGATGTCCGGATACCGCTGGATGTTCTCGATGTCGACCCACGGCAGCAGACCCGGCGCCGACTCGACCTCCCCGCTCATCGTCGGCGGGACCGGCGGCACCCACTTGACGATGCCCAGCCGTTCCGCGAAGTCCGTCCCCTCGGCCGCCGCCCGCACCAGGTCGACCTCCGCCAGTGCGTTCGGCCGGCACACGATGCCCTGCGACAGCTCGCCGCGCAGCCGCACCGCCCTGACCCGGTTGGCCTCACCGCCCGCCAGCCGCCCGGTCAGCCCCAGTTCCTCGATCAGCGCGGCCGGGAGCACGGCCTGCTCGGGGATGTAGACGGCGGCCTCACCGGTGCGGTACGCGCCCTTGGCGACGACGGCCCGGTACAGGCCCACCTGGGCCAGTTCGAGCGCGTCCGCGTTCGGATGCTCGTGGACGGTCAGCACTTCGGCGGTGACGCGCAGCGTCGACATCGCGAACTCCTCGGGTGGGCGGGCACGTCGGTGCCCGTCAGGCGTGTCTCATCACCTCCCACTGTCCGCACGGGAAACGGGTGGAGCCACCGGATTCGGGCCTGCTACCGTCCACGCCGCCACCAACTCGGCGTTCGAGGCGGCCCGTCGGCCGTCCGGCAGCAGCAGCGTGTCCTCCAGGCCGATACGCGTCACCAGGCCGAGCCGGCCGGCCAGCCGCAGCACCGGCCAGGTGCCGCCCTCCTCCCCGTGCAGCAGCACCGGGCGGCCGGCCGCCGTGCCCAGCCGGGCCAGCAGGGCGCGTGCCGAGGCCTCGGCGGTCGCCGGGTCGGGATCGGTCACCTCGGCCAGCACCCGCAGCACCCGGGGCGCGAGCGGTGAGGCCGCGAACCGGGCCGCGCCGTCGGTGCCCGACCAGATGCCCGCCTCCACCCCCACACCCCGCTCCAGCAGGTGACCGGCGACGTCCTCCGCGCCCGGCTCATGCCAGTTGACCGACGCGAAGTCGGGCAGCACCGACCAGTCGCGCACCCGCGCGAGCCGGGCCGCCGGGTCGGGCTCCGCCCACGCGCCGGTGGTCACCCCGACCGGCACCCGCACCCGCGCCCTGATCGCCTCCAGCGCCGACGCGAGCACACGCGGGGAGAGACTCTCGTGGCCGCAAGGAGTCCTCGGGTGGACGTGGACCGACGTGGCCCCGGCCGCCACGGCGTCGGCCGCCGAACGGGCCAGTTCCCCGGGGGACATCGGGACCGCCGCGCCGTCGGCTGCCGACCGGCGCCCGTTGAGACACACCTGCACCATGTCACGATGGTGCCCACCGGCCCGGCGGTCATCCCGGACCGCCTCGAAGCCGGGAGTGCGGCATCCCCTGCGCACCCCCGGTGGAACCCGGCCCCTCAGGCCGACATCAGCAGCCGTTCACGCCGGGAGGACGCCAGCGCCCGCGGGGTGAGCACGGGCCGCGGCACCAGGATCCCGCAGTCCGTGCAGACCGGGCCGGACGACGGCTCGTGGTCGAGGCCGTACCGCCAGACCAGGCGCTGTCCGTCGCACACCGGGCAGGAGGAGCCCGGTGCCCGCTCCAGCGCGGCGATCAGCCGGCGCAGCACCTCGGCCAGCGGCTCGTCGGGGTGGACCCGCGGGTCGTCGCACCACGCGACCCCGAATCCGCCCCAGGTCAGCCGGTGCCAGTCGTCCACGCTGCCCGGCCTGCGCAGCCCGTCGTGCTTCTCCTTCCTGCGCCGCTCGGTGAACTCCGTCTCGTACGCGAACCAGACCGAACGGGCCTCCTCCAACTCCTCCAGCGCGGCCACGAGCCGCACCGGTTCGGGGGAGCGGTCCTCGGGGCCGAAGCCCGACCGGGAGCACAGATGGTCCCAGGTCGCCCGATGCCCGTAAGGGGCGAACTTCTCGAGGCACTTGCGCAGTGAGTACCGCCGCAGTGCCAGATCACAGCCCGGATCGCGTACCTGTCTCGCCAGACTCCGGAAACCGGCCATCGCCCTGCACCTCCGTCACACCTGCACCTGCACTTCGGTCACTTCGGCGTCGTCGCAAGGACGTCGTCGAGTAGACGTATCGACAGGCGAATCGGCTCCATCTCTTCTCGGGTTCTGCTTGCCGGACTTCAAAAACTGACGCATGTTCATCTTTGAACTGGGGGATACCGGCGGTAACGTTCGGCCACCCCTGTCGCTAGGAGCTGCCATGCCACGGCGAACCCCACGTAACGCCCTTGACAGAGTGAGAACGTCCCGCCGTCTCTTCGGGTTCCTGAAGACGGCGTCCGTATGCGTCCTGACGGCCGCACTTCTCTCCCCGCTCGGCCAGACCCCCGCCTCGGCGGCCGGCGCGGCCGCCGCCCCCGACTACTGCGGCGGCCGGTGCTCGGACATCCTGCCGCCCGGTGAGAACGGCAACGCGACACTCGCGCAGATCCTGCTCAACCAGGCCTTCGGCACCCAGCCCGCGCACGCCGAGGACCAGCTCGGACCGTACGCGGGGCTCGCCACGGGCTACCCGGCCCTCACCGACGCGAAGATCAACACCTTTTTCGGCGACGCCTCCTTCGGCGTCCCCGCGGACCAGATCGCCTCCACCGAGAAGCCGGCCGGCCGCGGCGATGTGACGATCGTCCGCGACAAGAAGACCGGTGTGCCGCACATCACGGGCACCACGCGCTACGGCACCGAGTTCGGCGCGGGATACGCGGCCGGCGAGGACCGGTTGTGGCTGATGGACGTCTTCCGGCACGTCGGCCGCGGCCAGCTCACGACCTTCGCGGGCGGCGCGGCCGCCAACCAGGGCCTGGAGCAGCAGTTCTACCGGAACGCCCCCTACACCGAGGCCGACCTCCAGGCGCAGATCGACAACGCGGTCGCGAAGAACGGCGCCCGCGGCCAGCAGGCGCTCGCCGACGTCAAGGCCTATCTGGACGGCATCAACGCCTACATCGACGCCTCCGACAGCGGCCGCTACTTCCCCGGCGAGTACGACCTGACCGGCCACAAGGACGTCATCACCAACGCCGGCACGATCGAGCACTTCAAGGTCACCGACCTGGTGGCGCTCGCCTCCGTGATCGGCTCGCTGTTCGGCTCCGGCGGCGGCGGCGAGGTCGACAACGCCCTCTCCCTGATGGCCGCCCAGGCCAAGTACGGCGTCGAGGAGGGCACCCGCGTCTGGGAGGCCTTCCGCGAGCGCAACGACCCCGAGGCCGTCCTCACCGTGCACGGCGGTGAGAGCTTCCCGTACGGCGCCAGGCCCGCCGACGCCCAGGGCGCGGCCCTGCCCGACGCCGGCTCGGTCGTCTCCGAACCGCTCGTCTACGACCGCACGGGCACCGGCGCGACCGCGAGCGCGAGAAGCATGTCCGCCACGGCCGCCAGGACCTCGCTCGGCTCGGCCCGGCGCGGCATGTCCAACGCCCTCGTGGTCAGCGGCAAGTACACCGCGAGCGGGCACCCCATCGCCGTCTTCGGCCCGCAGACCGGCTACTTCGCCCCGCAGCTGCTCATGCTCCAGGAGATCCAGGGCCCCGGCATCAGCGCCCGCGGCGCCTCCTTCGCGGGGCTGAGCATGTACGTCGAACTCGGCCGCGGCCAGGACTACTCCTGGAGCGCGACCACCTCCGGCCAGGACATCATCGACACCTACGCCGTCGAGCTGTGCCAGGACGACTACCACTACCTGTACCGCGGCACCTGCACCGCGATGGAGAAGCTCGAGCAGAAGAACGCCTGGAAACCGACCACGGCCGACGGCACCGCGGCCGGCTCCTACACCATGCGGGCGTGGCGCACGAAGTACGGACCGGTGGCGTACCGGGCCACCGTCGGCGGCAAGAAGGTCGCCTACACCACCCTGCGCTCCTCGTATCTGCACGAGGCCGACTCGATCGTCGGCTTCCAGATGCTGAACGACCCCGACTTCGTCAAGGGACCGCAGGACTTCCAGAGCGCGGCGCAGCACATCAACTACACCTTCAACTGGTTCTACGCCGACTCCCGGCACACCGCCTACTACAACAGCGGTGACAACCCGGTCCGGGCGGACGGTGTCGACGCCGAGTTCCCGGTGTGGGCGCGGCCCGCGTACGAGTGGCGGAACTGGGACCCGGCCGGCAACACGGCCGACTACACCCCGGCCTCCGCCCACCCCAACTCGGTCGACCAGGACTACTACGTCTCCTGGAACAACAAGCAGGCCAAGGACTACACGACGGCGTCCTGGGGCGACGGCTCCGTGCACCGCGGCAACCTGCTCGACGACCGGGTGCGGAGACTGGTCGCGGCCGGCGGGGTGACCCGCGCCCAGCTGGTGCAGGCCATGGCGGACGCGGCCCTGGCCGACCTGCGCGCCGAGGACGTGCTGCCCGACCTGCTCAAGGTGATCGACTCCTCGGCGGTGAGCGACCCCACGGCCGCCGCGGCGGTGGCCAAGCTCCGGGCCTGGGTGGGCGCGGGCGCCAGGCGCACCGAGACGTCGGCCGGCTCCAAGGCGTACGCCGACGCCGACGCCGTCCGCATCCTGGACGGCTGGTGGCCGCTGCTGGTCAAGGCCGAGTTCGAACCGGGGCTCGGCAGCGATCTGTACACGGCGATCACGCACAGCCTGCCCGTCGACGAGGCCCCGTCCGCCGGACACGGCCCGACCGGCTCGCACGCCGGCAGCTCCTTCCAGTACGGCTGGTGGAGCTATGTCGACAAGGACGTACGAGCGGTGCTCGGGGAGCACGTGCGGGGCGGCCTCGGCCGCACGTACTGCGGCGGCGGCAGCCTCACCGCCTGCCGGGACACGCTGATCAGCACGCTGAAGCAGGCGGCCGGTCTGACCGCCGCGCAGGTCTACCCGGGCGACGACCAGTGCTCGGCGGGCGACCAGTGGTGCGCCGACTCGATCGTCCAGCGCACCCTGGGCGGCATCAAGCACGGCCGGATCGGCTGGCAGAACCGGCCCACCTTCCAGCAGGTGGTGGAGTACACCTCGCACCGCTGAGGCGACACGGGCGGCGGGTCAGGCGATACGGCCCGCCGCCAGTACCACTCTTGCCAGTTCGGGGTGCACGATGTCGCTGTGCGCCCCGCTCGGCGCGCCCCCGCGCCGGACCACGGCCGCCACGTCGACGCTCACGCACCCCGACGCCGGCAGCGGCCCGGCCAGGGCCGCCGCGAGGTCCAGCCGGGCGGTGCCGGAGACCGCCTGCACCCCGTCGTGGCCCATGGCGCCCCATCGCGGGCCCAGCACGGCCGCGATCTCGTTGCCCGTGCAGGACCGGTCGTCCCCGGCCAGCCGGGACGCCAGCGGGTAGAACGTGCCGAGGGCCGAGTCGAAGTGCGAGTGACAGCACACGAGCGGGCCGTCGATCCGCCGTTCCCGGCCCTGGAGCGCCCCCGCCCGGTCCGGGGCGTGCGGCAGCCGGGCCGCGAACGCGTAGTGCGAGAAGGCGCCCTGGAGCAGCGTCACCGACTTCACGGCCCGCACCCCCTCGGGCAGCCCGCGCAGCGCGAAGGCGACCAGCCGCCCGCCGAAGCTGTGCCCGACCAGATGCACCCGTACCCCGGGTGCCGCCTCGGCCAGCCGCCCGACGAGCGGTCCGAGTCCGTGCTCGCCGACCGCGCCGGCCCGGCGTTTCATCGTGTGGTACGTCGCCTGCCGGAGCAGTTCCTTGGCGCCGTCCCAGGGGTTGGGGAGACCGAATCCCGCGGTCTCCCCCACCGGGTCCAGCGCGGCCAGGGCCCCGGCGAGTTCCTCGCAGACGCCCGCCGGGTCCAG of the Streptomyces sp. 1222.5 genome contains:
- a CDS encoding 3-keto-5-aminohexanoate cleavage protein; its protein translation is MVQVCLNGRRSAADGAAVPMSPGELARSAADAVAAGATSVHVHPRTPCGHESLSPRVLASALEAIRARVRVPVGVTTGAWAEPDPAARLARVRDWSVLPDFASVNWHEPGAEDVAGHLLERGVGVEAGIWSGTDGAARFAASPLAPRVLRVLAEVTDPDPATAEASARALLARLGTAAGRPVLLHGEEGGTWPVLRLAGRLGLVTRIGLEDTLLLPDGRRAASNAELVAAWTVAGPNPVAPPVSRADSGR
- a CDS encoding serine-threonine protein kinase produces the protein MADPGMSVTPYWELTFDADGDVDGPERDRLTAQVRDRGVRDLVVFAHGWNNDRSGATALYRRFFAPVPELAPRARLGYVGVIWPSMRFSDEPIPDFPRSVAAEEAGAAPRPALDKDTRRALLETFPDRTTVVDRLARMLDERPGGEAGLTEFGGLVRLLVDEGRRGGADTDEEGEPAVFTLDPAGVCEELAGALAALDPVGETAGFGLPNPWDGAKELLRQATYHTMKRRAGAVGEHGLGPLVGRLAEAAPGVRVHLVGHSFGGRLVAFALRGLPEGVRAVKSVTLLQGAFSHYAFAARLPHAPDRAGALQGRERRIDGPLVCCHSHFDSALGTFYPLASRLAGDDRSCTGNEIAAVLGPRWGAMGHDGVQAVSGTARLDLAAALAGPLPASGCVSVDVAAVVRRGGAPSGAHSDIVHPELARVVLAAGRIA
- a CDS encoding penicillin acylase family protein encodes the protein MPRRTPRNALDRVRTSRRLFGFLKTASVCVLTAALLSPLGQTPASAAGAAAAPDYCGGRCSDILPPGENGNATLAQILLNQAFGTQPAHAEDQLGPYAGLATGYPALTDAKINTFFGDASFGVPADQIASTEKPAGRGDVTIVRDKKTGVPHITGTTRYGTEFGAGYAAGEDRLWLMDVFRHVGRGQLTTFAGGAAANQGLEQQFYRNAPYTEADLQAQIDNAVAKNGARGQQALADVKAYLDGINAYIDASDSGRYFPGEYDLTGHKDVITNAGTIEHFKVTDLVALASVIGSLFGSGGGGEVDNALSLMAAQAKYGVEEGTRVWEAFRERNDPEAVLTVHGGESFPYGARPADAQGAALPDAGSVVSEPLVYDRTGTGATASARSMSATAARTSLGSARRGMSNALVVSGKYTASGHPIAVFGPQTGYFAPQLLMLQEIQGPGISARGASFAGLSMYVELGRGQDYSWSATTSGQDIIDTYAVELCQDDYHYLYRGTCTAMEKLEQKNAWKPTTADGTAAGSYTMRAWRTKYGPVAYRATVGGKKVAYTTLRSSYLHEADSIVGFQMLNDPDFVKGPQDFQSAAQHINYTFNWFYADSRHTAYYNSGDNPVRADGVDAEFPVWARPAYEWRNWDPAGNTADYTPASAHPNSVDQDYYVSWNNKQAKDYTTASWGDGSVHRGNLLDDRVRRLVAAGGVTRAQLVQAMADAALADLRAEDVLPDLLKVIDSSAVSDPTAAAAVAKLRAWVGAGARRTETSAGSKAYADADAVRILDGWWPLLVKAEFEPGLGSDLYTAITHSLPVDEAPSAGHGPTGSHAGSSFQYGWWSYVDKDVRAVLGEHVRGGLGRTYCGGGSLTACRDTLISTLKQAAGLTAAQVYPGDDQCSAGDQWCADSIVQRTLGGIKHGRIGWQNRPTFQQVVEYTSHR
- a CDS encoding RNA ligase (ATP), with the translated sequence MSTLRVTAEVLTVHEHPNADALELAQVGLYRAVVAKGAYRTGEAAVYIPEQAVLPAALIEELGLTGRLAGGEANRVRAVRLRGELSQGIVCRPNALAEVDLVRAAAEGTDFAERLGIVKWVPPVPPTMSGEVESAPGLLPWVDIENIQRYPDIFTPGEPVVLTEKLHGSACLLTWITDEGRGYVSSKGFGAKSLALREDPRNLYWRAVRGHGVAEAAARLAERLGARRVGIFGEVFGAGVQDLSYGADGRRDTLGYAAFDVAAEVDGTVRWLDAAELLAGEVPVVPRLYAGPYDVARVLEFASGRETVSGRELHLREGVVIRPAVERHSPVTGGRTIAKAVSPAYLTRKGGTEYE